AACTTCGGCAACATGTTCAGCATGGCTGGGGCCTCGGTCTTCCTGCCGTTTTTGCCGATGCTGCCGACGCAGATTCTGGTCAACAATTTCCTGTATGACCTGGCGCAGATCACCATTCCCAGTGACAATGTGGACGACGCTTTCATCCAGAAGCCGCACCACTGGGATATCGGCCTGATCCGGCGCTTCATGTTCTGGATCGGGCCCATCAGCTCGGTCTACGACTTCCTGACCTTTTACGTGCTGCTGCGGGTTTTTCATGCCCGCGAAGCTGAGTTTCATACTGGCTGGTTTATTGAGTCGCTGGCGACCCAGACGCTGGTGATCTTTGTGATCCGCACCTTCGGCAACCCGCTGAAATCGAGGCCCAGCCGTCCTCTGGCGTTGGCGGCCACCCTGGTGGTGCTGGTCGGGGCGCTGCTGCCGTTCACTCCTCTCTCGGGACTGCTGGGCTTCGTGCCGCTGCCGCCGCTGTATTTCGTGTTCCTGATTGGAGCTACGTTGACCTACCTGGGCCTAGTGGAATTGGTCAAGCGCCGCCTGTTCGGGCAGGTGATGGGCTGAGAAGATCTCTCCTTCTCAGCCCATCATGAGCTGTACTGGCTCTTCAGCGTCGTGCTCGAGCTTGAGACTCAGCAGGCCTTTGAGCACCTGCCAGAGTTGCTGCGCAACCTCCACGTTTCGGGAACAACTGGAAACACAAGCATACGTTCCTGATGCTGCTCATTTTCACAAATTTCAGTCGCGCCGCCCAGCTTGGCGTCACCTCGGGGACTATGCAAGGAGCTGAGGAGATTTAAGATTCAGGCAGACTGAACCGTCATAAGCGGCCCCATCAAGCACGACCCTAACAAGACCGTTGCTGGAAAGCGCCTTGTTCCTAGAGGCCGAGTGTGTCAGGTTGATGAAATGAATAGGGAACGCCCATGAAGGTCGGTGTGGTTGGCGCAGGACTCGTCGGAGCGACAGCGGCCTTCGCGATGGTGCTGCGCGGCAGCTGCTCAGAGCTGTTGATGGTGGACAAAAACGAACAGCGCGCCGAGGCTGAGGCCGCTGACATCGCCCACGCCGCGCCGATGTCGCATGCCGTCCGGGTGTCGAGCGGCGGCTACGAACAACTCAGCGGTGCCCGTGTGGTGGTGCTGGCAGCGGGCGTCAACCAGACGCCGGGCGAGTCACGGCTCGATCTGCTGGCCCGTAACGCCGCCGTGTTCCGCGAGGTTGTGCCGCAGGTGGCGCGGGCCGCTCCGGACGCTGTCTTGCTGGTGGCGACCAATCCGGTGGACGTCCTGACGACCCTGACGGCCCGGCTGCTCGCCCACTCGTCCGCGCAGCCAGTGATCGGCTCGGGCACGGTGCTCGACAGCGCCCGCTTCCGCAGCCTGCTGGCCGGGCAATCAGGTCTAGATCCGCAGAACGTTCACGGCTACGTCATCGGTGAGCACGGCGACTCGGAAGTGCTGGCCTGGTCGGGCGTGAGCGTGGCTGGACAACCCCTCGGAGAATTTCTGAAGGGACGCGGCATCCTCTTTGATGACGTGTTCCGCTTGGAAATTGGCGCGGCGGTGCGCGGCGCGGCGGCGAAGATCATTGGAGGCAAGCAGGCGACCTATTACGGCATCGGCGCGGCGCTGGCGCGGATTACCGAGGCGGTGTTGCGTGACCGCCGCAGCGTCTTGACCGTGAGCGCTGCGGCACCGGGCGACGTGGCCTACAGCTTGCCCAGAGTGGTGGGCGGCGCGGGAGTTCTGGAGACCTTGATGCCCAAACTGGACGCGCCAGAGCAAGAAGCGCTTGAGCGCAGCGTAGCGGTGATCCGGGAAGCGGCGGCACACCTCTAAACGTTGGGACGGGTTCCGCATGGCAATCGCTCGCCGCCCACCGCAGGGCAGCCTCAGCGCTGAGCAGGTGGGACCCGAGGGGCATCTTAGGAAACAGCTGAACTACACAGACAGAGGTGAGTGATCCTCATTCACTCTCCGTCACATTGCCCTTGAACATTAGATCATTCGTATATTATAATTCATGCATGAAACAGAGCATCCACCTCTACAAAGCCAGCCTCTTCAAAAGCCTCGCCCATCCCCTCCGCCTCGCCATCCTCGACGCCCTGCGAGACGGAGAAAAAACCGTCACGCAGCTCCAGGAACTCACCGGCGGCGAACAGGCCACCATCAGTCAACACCTCACCGTCCTCCGCACCCACCATTTCATCACCTTCCGCAAGGAGGGCACCCTCGCCTACTACCGTAACGAGGACCCAGAGGTCTACATCTTCCTCGACCTCGGCCGACAACTCTACGAACGTCAGTTAAACCGCTACCGCAAAGAGATCGACGCGCAGGTGGTCAGGAGATGAGCGTCCCGGCCCGCGCCTCTCCTTCCTCCCCCTTCAACGTTCTCAACCCCCTGCCGGTCTGGAAAACCGAGTTTAAAGGCTACACCCGCGCCCGCTTCCTGCAAGACCTCCTCGCTGGCGTCACAGTCGGCATCGTCGCCCTGCCTCTCGCCCTCGCGTTTGGCGTGACCAGCGGCGCGGGTGCCGCTGCTGGCCTGATCACCGCCATCATTGCGGGCCTGGTGGCCAGCGCCTTTGGAGGCAGCCGCTTCCAGATCACTGGCCCCACCGGCGCGATGACCGTCGTCCTGCTTCCCGTCATTGCCCAGTACGGACTGTCCCAGGTCTTCGTGATCGGCCTGCTGGCTGGCTGCCTGCTCATCCTTGCCAGCTTGCTGCGCTTGGGCCGGGCCGTTCACCTGATCCCCTGGCCAGTCATCACGGGATTTACCAACGGCATCGCCGTCATCATTGCCCTCCAACAACTCCCGGCTGCCCTGGGCCTGCAATCACCCAGAGGGGAGGGCATTCTGCTGACCTCCCTCGCCGTGCTCCGAACCTTCTTGGGCGCTCCACAACTGGCCCCACTCGCACTCACCGCCGCCACCGCAGCCATCATGCTGGCGTGGCCGCGAGTCACCACCCGTGTCCCAGGCGGCATCATCGCTCTGCTGACCGTCACTGGCATCAGCCTGGCCCTCCACCTTGACGTGCCCCGCATTGGGGTCATTCCCGCTGGCCTGCCGCTGCCCCACTTCCCCACCATCAATTTCACTTCCATTCCCGCGCTGTTCAGTGCCGCTCTCGCGGTGGCCGTCCTCGCGGGACTCGAAAGCCTTCTCTCTGCGGTGGTGGCCGACGGCATGACACGTGGAGCACGCCACGCCCCCGACCGGGAACTCTTCGGTCAGGGGCTGGCCAACATCATTGCGCCCCTCTTCGGCGGCATTCCTGCCACCGGCGCAATTGCCCGCACCGCCGTCGGTGTGCGCAGCGGCGGCCAGACCCGGCTGACCGGCATCATTCACGCGCTGTTCCTGCTGCTGGTGGTCCTCTTGCTGGGACGCGCGGCTGCCCTGATTCCTCTCAGCGTCTTGGCCGGAATCCTGCTGGTCACGGCGCTGCGCATGTTTGAAACCCACGCCTGGCAGGCCCTGCGCCGCTCGACCCGCAGTGACTTCTTCATCATGCTGGCCACGCTCACGGTCACGGTCGCCTTCGACCTGATTCTCGCCATCGAAGTCGGGTTGGCTCTGGCCGGGGTGCTCTTCATCCAACAGATGATCCGCAGCATGCATCTCGAAAAGATGGACGTAACAGACGACGCCCCCAGTGACGCCGACTTGGCGCTGCTGCGTGACCGTGTACTGGCTTACCGCGTGGAAGGTCCCTTGTTCTTCGGCGTGGCTGGCCGCTTCCTGGAGAACTTGACCGCGAATCAGGAGGTGGACGTCGTCATCCTTCGGCTGCGGCGCGTTCATCACCTGGACGCCAGTGGCGCGCATGCCTTGGAAGGCATTCATCAGGAACTGCAGGCGCACGGGGTCACGCTGCTGCTCAGCGGCATGCAGCCCCAACCGCTGGCGCTGCTGACCCGCATGGCGCTGCTGGGGGCGCTCACGACGAACCGGCATCACCTGTTCGAGACGACACCGCAGGCCATTGAACACGCCTGGTCACACGTGCAGCGCCGCTTTCAGGAAGTGAAGGCATGATAGCGGAGGCAGACCGCTTACTCCTGTAGGTGACGCGAATACAGCACTGTGAAAGTCTCATTCAACTGCTTTCCAGCCGGATGAGGTCATGTGGGAGACCCTGCGTGCGCTGATCCCCATGGCGTGTCCGACTTTGGTCAACTGCCTAGGAACCACCACGCCCGTCACCATCACTGGCACGCCGGCCGCGTCGTAGCGCCCCACGTCGATGTGCTGACCCTCGCGCCGCTTCAGCCAGAGGCTCTGGCCGCTTGGGGCAATGACCCGGATGGGCGTCGAAATCTGACGTTGCCTGATGCAGCAGGAGACGCGCAACTCGTCGTCCCCAGAGTCTGCCGGGCTAAGCCGTGTAGCTTGGTGATCGTCTCACACGGGCGCGGCGGGCTGGCGAGCGCTGGTATCCAACATGCACCATTTGACAGCTTGCTGGACGCCATCGACGCGCAGGGCTTCGTGCTACTGCTCAGCCGGGCCAAGCACCTGGGGCAACACGGCGGCGCTGTCTTCCATCCAGCGCAGTGGCGCTAGTGGCCGGACGGGTCAACTTGCAAGACGCGGTGAGGTCATCAGTGAACCGGGGCAAAAGTATTACCGACGCTTACGGCTCGGCGTCCCTTCAAGCATCTGATCCGGTCGATTATTTCCAGCACTTTACCCACAGGCGCACGCCGCTGATGGTGGTGGTCAGCCCGCAAGACACCGTGGTCAGCAGCGCAAAGAATGGCGGTCGCCTGGCTCACTTGGCCCGCGCCGCTGGGGCCAGCCTCCAGTTGGTACAAGTCAGCAGCCAGCACCTCACGTACGGCTACGTGAATGCCGAAGTGGGACGGCAGATCGGGGCGTTCTTTTTGCAACACCGCTGAGTCGTCCAAACCGATTCAGTTCACGTAACCGCGTCACATTTTTAATTCTGCCCTGCACCATGACCGCCGAGGAGAACCATCAACTCGGCGGTTCTGCGTTGCCCTTGAGGTTGGCCTGAATATTGGGCAGGTGCAGCTTCACCGTTAAGCCATGAGGTGAAGTGGACGCCAGCTCCACCGTGCCGCCGTGAACCTCCGCGACACGCTGCACAATGGCCAGGCCCAGGCCACTCCCGCTCTCACGGGTGCCAGGCACACGGTAAAAGGCCTCCATCAAGCGGGGCAGCACTTCCGGCGGCACACCGGGGCCAGCGTCGCTGACCGACAAAACGATCTGCTGAGCGGCAGTGGATAAGCCCACGGTGGCTGTCGCTGCGGGCGCGTATTTATTGACGTTGATCAATAGATTGATCAGGACCTGACTGATCAACGCTTGACTTCCGGAAAACAGCAGGTGGGCCGGGCCGCAGTAGGCCGCGCCGTGTTGCTGGGCCAGTGCACCGCTGATCTCGGCCAGGTCGAACATCTCATGCTCGGCACTGTTCTCGCGGGAGAGCAGCAGCAGCGCCCCCGTCAGGGCGGTGAGCCGCTCGACTTGCTGGTCGACCGTCGCGATCAGTTCGGCGTCACTGATCCAGCCTTGGGCGTTGGCGTCCACCTGCGCCCGAAGCGCCGCAAGTGGCGTGCGGAACTCGTGGGAGGCATGGCGCACGAATTCCGTTTCACGCTGCCGAAAGGCCGAGAGCCGCTGGAGCATGGTGTTGAAGCTGCGGGCCAGTCCGGCGATTTCGACTTGCTCTTGCGGCGCGTCCACCCGTTCATCCAGTTGTCCGGATTGCGCCACCCGTTCGGCGGCCCGCGAGAGATCACTGATGGGCCGCACCATGCTCCGGCTCACCAGCAGCGCCGCTGCCACACCCAGCAGCGACATCACCACCACCGACAGCGTGACGGTGGCCAGATAAGCGGCCAGGCCCTGATGGTAGGACCGCAGCGGAATACTGGCCTGTAAGAGTGTGCCTGCTCCCAGATCCGGCACCGCGAGTTGCTGGGTCAACCACTCGTCGCTGTGCTTGTCGTCGTCGCCGTGCTTGGTGGCGGTCTGGGGAAAGGGACCGCCGTATTCCTGAATCACCTTTTCACGCCGGATCAAGCGGGCGCGGATACCGTTCTCGTTGGGCAGGTAGGTCGGGGCGTCTCCCTCAGCGCGGTCATGGGCCAGCGCGGCAAGGTAGGTACTCAGGTCGTTGCGCAGGGCCGCATTGGCGGTCTGGCGAAAAGTCAGGAAACCGAAAAAGCCCTGAGCCAACAGTGCGCCCGTGACAATCAGAGCGATCAGCAGCGCCAGTCGGACGCCCAACTTCATGGTCGGCGCTCCAGATTCGCCAGGCCCAGTTGGTAGCCGCGCTGAACCGTCTGGATCACCTCGGGACTGAGTTTGGCCCGCAGATGGTGAACGCAGACTTTGACCACGCCGAGGTCGCTGGCCCGCTCACCCCACACCACATCCAGCAACTCCTCTGCCGAAAAGACCCGCCCCGGTGCGCGGGCCAGACGTTCCAGCACATCGTATTCCCGCAGGCTCAGGGTGACGGTGCGGCCCTCCCAGTGGACCTGCCGCGCTGCCAGATCGAGCGACAGTGAGCCGTAGCTCAGCAGATCGGTCTTGGCCTCGCTGACCCGCCGCAGCAGCGCCCGAACGCGGGACAGCAGTTCAGAGAGATGAAACGGCTTGGTCAGGTAATCGTCGCCGCCGAGGTCCAGTCCCTCCAAGCGGTCATTCAGGCTGTCGCGGGCCGTCAGGAACAGCAGGCTTCCCCGGTAACCCGCCGCCCGCATCTCACGGGCCAGCACAAAACCGCCGGATTCGTCTTCGGGGAGTTGCACATCCAGCACCGCCAGATCGGGCTCCAGGGTCAGCAGGGCGGCCCGCGCCTGGGTCAGATCAGCGGCGTAATTTACCGCGTAGCCTTGTGCGGCCAGCGCCCGCCGCAGCGGTAAGGCAATCGCCTCCTCGTCCTCCACCAGCAAGATCAGCACTTTGTCTTCCTGATACGCATATCTTGGCTGTTCACCTGTTCAGCATGCGCGTTTGGGGTTACGACTGGGTTAAACGTGAGGGTTAAGCGTAACCAGACCATAACCGACTCGCCTTACGGTTGATCCCGTTAAGACCATCAAGGAGACGAGATGAAGAACTGGATTTTACGTTACTGGCTGCTGATTCTGGGTCTGCTGCCGCTGCCGCTCCTGGCGCTCCGGGCCTCTCAGGGCGGCGCGTTTGAGATCATCAACCCGGCAGGCACCCTTTCCACGCTGGCGTTTGTGGGCTGCCTGTCGTGCACCCCGCTGCATCTGCTGATTCGCCAGGCCTGGCTGCTCAAACTCAAGCGCCCTCTGGGGGTATTGGCCTTCGGCTACGGCGCACTGCATTTTCTGGCCTACGCCGTGGATCTGGGCACCCTCCAGGACACCGTGACCGAAACCCTCCGTAGGCCCTCGTATGTGTGGGGTACGGCGGCCCTGCTGGTGATGCTGCCGCTGGCCCTGACCTCC
The DNA window shown above is from Deinococcus detaillensis and carries:
- a CDS encoding SulP family inorganic anion transporter; the encoded protein is MSVPARASPSSPFNVLNPLPVWKTEFKGYTRARFLQDLLAGVTVGIVALPLALAFGVTSGAGAAAGLITAIIAGLVASAFGGSRFQITGPTGAMTVVLLPVIAQYGLSQVFVIGLLAGCLLILASLLRLGRAVHLIPWPVITGFTNGIAVIIALQQLPAALGLQSPRGEGILLTSLAVLRTFLGAPQLAPLALTAATAAIMLAWPRVTTRVPGGIIALLTVTGISLALHLDVPRIGVIPAGLPLPHFPTINFTSIPALFSAALAVAVLAGLESLLSAVVADGMTRGARHAPDRELFGQGLANIIAPLFGGIPATGAIARTAVGVRSGGQTRLTGIIHALFLLLVVLLLGRAAALIPLSVLAGILLVTALRMFETHAWQALRRSTRSDFFIMLATLTVTVAFDLILAIEVGLALAGVLFIQQMIRSMHLEKMDVTDDAPSDADLALLRDRVLAYRVEGPLFFGVAGRFLENLTANQEVDVVILRLRRVHHLDASGAHALEGIHQELQAHGVTLLLSGMQPQPLALLTRMALLGALTTNRHHLFETTPQAIEHAWSHVQRRFQEVKA
- a CDS encoding HAMP domain-containing sensor histidine kinase, translated to MKLGVRLALLIALIVTGALLAQGFFGFLTFRQTANAALRNDLSTYLAALAHDRAEGDAPTYLPNENGIRARLIRREKVIQEYGGPFPQTATKHGDDDKHSDEWLTQQLAVPDLGAGTLLQASIPLRSYHQGLAAYLATVTLSVVVMSLLGVAAALLVSRSMVRPISDLSRAAERVAQSGQLDERVDAPQEQVEIAGLARSFNTMLQRLSAFRQRETEFVRHASHEFRTPLAALRAQVDANAQGWISDAELIATVDQQVERLTALTGALLLLSRENSAEHEMFDLAEISGALAQQHGAAYCGPAHLLFSGSQALISQVLINLLINVNKYAPAATATVGLSTAAQQIVLSVSDAGPGVPPEVLPRLMEAFYRVPGTRESGSGLGLAIVQRVAEVHGGTVELASTSPHGLTVKLHLPNIQANLKGNAEPPS
- a CDS encoding ferric reductase-like transmembrane domain-containing protein, whose amino-acid sequence is MKNWILRYWLLILGLLPLPLLALRASQGGAFEIINPAGTLSTLAFVGCLSCTPLHLLIRQAWLLKLKRPLGVLAFGYGALHFLAYAVDLGTLQDTVTETLRRPSYVWGTAALLVMLPLALTSNKAAMKLLKRNWKRLQQASYAVVGLLIAHLLLLPHIKAEYQLFALVLLAGLLLRLPPMRRLLNQRSLTFKLPTRN
- a CDS encoding ArsR/SmtB family transcription factor, which produces MKQSIHLYKASLFKSLAHPLRLAILDALRDGEKTVTQLQELTGGEQATISQHLTVLRTHHFITFRKEGTLAYYRNEDPEVYIFLDLGRQLYERQLNRYRKEIDAQVVRR
- a CDS encoding response regulator transcription factor — translated: MLILLVEDEEAIALPLRRALAAQGYAVNYAADLTQARAALLTLEPDLAVLDVQLPEDESGGFVLAREMRAAGYRGSLLFLTARDSLNDRLEGLDLGGDDYLTKPFHLSELLSRVRALLRRVSEAKTDLLSYGSLSLDLAARQVHWEGRTVTLSLREYDVLERLARAPGRVFSAEELLDVVWGERASDLGVVKVCVHHLRAKLSPEVIQTVQRGYQLGLANLERRP
- a CDS encoding L-lactate dehydrogenase, with the protein product MKVGVVGAGLVGATAAFAMVLRGSCSELLMVDKNEQRAEAEAADIAHAAPMSHAVRVSSGGYEQLSGARVVVLAAGVNQTPGESRLDLLARNAAVFREVVPQVARAAPDAVLLVATNPVDVLTTLTARLLAHSSAQPVIGSGTVLDSARFRSLLAGQSGLDPQNVHGYVIGEHGDSEVLAWSGVSVAGQPLGEFLKGRGILFDDVFRLEIGAAVRGAAAKIIGGKQATYYGIGAALARITEAVLRDRRSVLTVSAAAPGDVAYSLPRVVGGAGVLETLMPKLDAPEQEALERSVAVIREAAAHL